In Novosphingobium sp. 9U, a single window of DNA contains:
- a CDS encoding GNVR domain-containing protein: MMGWDYLLALRSRWQLIGLVTLTMLAGIVIWTWTSPRQYTAAATLLFDSSQADPVSNKGTGGGKSAIGTQADIIRSTYVAQRVVRNLKLEQRPDLVESYRQSARTSLPFDEWLGRRLAAPLQVLPTRNTNVLAVNYVSSDPEQAASLATAFAEAYVQTQLQLRIDPARVYSQWFESQIGDARRRLEGAQARLTSFQQARGLIGAGRFDIEQAQLASLSQQLTAAQGDVAQARARAGSNVGQSSNAQQSSVVQGLDGQIATKSAELQQLRQTLGSRHPLVVAAQAELGELNARRSQAVSTAIAAVQTDSAAANARLSTLQQLVGAQRERVLRLSGAQDQMSVLQRDVDSARAAYDAVTNRLNEVRLQSEIPITNVSLLDRAVAPTLPSSPNVSLRLLLGLLSGLLLGLGIAFVLEWFSPHVRSTAGLEAYTGLPVLADLGKRFAVLGSAE; the protein is encoded by the coding sequence ATGATGGGATGGGATTACCTGCTCGCGCTACGCTCTCGCTGGCAGCTCATCGGCCTGGTGACGCTTACCATGCTTGCAGGGATTGTCATATGGACGTGGACATCGCCGCGTCAGTACACAGCTGCTGCCACGTTGCTTTTTGATAGCTCGCAGGCTGACCCAGTCAGCAACAAAGGCACTGGTGGCGGGAAATCCGCGATTGGCACTCAAGCGGATATCATTCGTAGCACCTATGTTGCACAGCGTGTGGTTCGTAATCTGAAGCTTGAGCAGAGGCCGGATTTGGTCGAAAGCTACCGGCAATCCGCTCGAACTTCGCTCCCGTTCGACGAATGGCTCGGACGGCGATTGGCAGCGCCGCTACAAGTCCTGCCGACCCGCAACACCAATGTGCTAGCCGTGAACTATGTCAGCAGTGATCCGGAACAAGCCGCTAGTCTCGCCACGGCTTTTGCGGAAGCCTATGTGCAGACCCAGCTGCAACTCCGAATTGACCCTGCGCGCGTCTATTCGCAATGGTTCGAAAGTCAGATCGGCGATGCTCGGCGTCGATTAGAAGGCGCGCAGGCGCGACTGACTAGCTTCCAGCAGGCGCGTGGGCTGATCGGCGCAGGGCGCTTCGACATCGAGCAAGCACAACTCGCCTCGCTGTCGCAACAGTTGACGGCAGCGCAAGGTGATGTGGCCCAGGCGCGTGCGCGTGCAGGTAGCAACGTTGGACAATCTTCAAACGCCCAGCAGTCTTCAGTTGTGCAAGGATTGGATGGGCAGATCGCGACGAAGTCGGCCGAGCTCCAGCAGTTGCGCCAGACGTTGGGATCGCGGCACCCTCTAGTAGTCGCTGCCCAAGCGGAACTTGGCGAATTGAACGCCCGGCGTAGTCAGGCGGTGAGTACGGCAATTGCTGCGGTCCAGACAGACAGCGCTGCAGCCAATGCCCGCCTTAGCACACTCCAACAATTGGTCGGCGCTCAGCGTGAACGTGTCCTGCGTCTTTCAGGTGCCCAGGATCAAATGTCGGTGCTGCAGCGCGACGTGGACAGCGCCCGTGCCGCGTACGATGCCGTTACAAATCGTCTAAACGAGGTCCGATTGCAGAGCGAAATCCCAATTACCAACGTCAGCCTCCTTGACCGCGCCGTTGCCCCGACGTTGCCGTCCAGCCCTAACGTGTCGCTGCGGCTGCTGCTTGGCCTTCTTAGCGGACTTCTACTGGGTCTCGGCATTGCGTTTGTGCTAGAATGGTTCTCGCCACATGTTCGGAGCACAGCGGGGCTGGAAGCCTATACAGGGCTGCCCGTGCTGGCCGATCTCGGTAAACGTTTCGCCGTTCTAGGAAGCGCCGAATGA
- a CDS encoding ATP-binding protein: MTRRRRKEGLAALAQQIRAWLQGVGRRQKRLPDPLALAASAAAMPSRSASAPLSATVDRQRDTRIAERSRALAIRLFGANQPVENPRDLFGRARELDLLCTSVIDSGMHAVIFGPRGSGKTSLVRVFGDLADQRGATVLYQSCAGGSGFGDLVLPYLDDLDASTFGMTEDDFADAVAALRDLPTPRAFASLLVRASRDDLILILDEFDRLDAETKAQLALLVKLLSDMRARARIVCVGISSDVAELIDVHASVRRHLVPVGLSPLDDGEVESFIDTTSRAIGLTVLSPALSLLRWLVCGSPYHMRLFSLHTCLHAIEHDRRYADEHAVLSGSSRALAIWRGTNARDHALFETLVTRSDFSARAIEEVARLAATKLEFTINDVNEVLRIIDAEEVAAEALVSALTPALARLQDNEMCLVFEDVLAPQFLLAMSAAARLTSQHDTLAPEGTMQ, from the coding sequence GTGACCAGAAGACGACGTAAGGAAGGGCTGGCCGCTTTGGCTCAGCAGATACGCGCTTGGTTGCAAGGCGTTGGCCGTCGGCAGAAGCGTCTGCCCGATCCTCTTGCGCTTGCCGCCAGCGCCGCGGCTATGCCTAGCCGGTCGGCTTCTGCGCCCCTATCAGCAACGGTCGATCGGCAGCGCGACACACGGATTGCAGAGCGCAGCCGCGCGCTTGCTATCCGGCTGTTTGGCGCGAACCAACCAGTCGAGAATCCACGTGACCTGTTTGGCCGCGCTCGCGAGCTAGATCTGCTTTGCACGTCTGTCATCGATAGCGGTATGCACGCTGTGATCTTTGGTCCACGCGGCAGCGGCAAAACCTCACTAGTTCGTGTGTTCGGGGACCTGGCCGACCAGAGGGGAGCCACCGTGCTGTATCAGTCGTGTGCAGGGGGTAGCGGCTTTGGGGACTTGGTGCTCCCCTATCTTGATGACCTGGACGCTAGTACATTCGGCATGACGGAAGACGATTTCGCTGATGCAGTAGCCGCTTTAAGGGATCTGCCAACCCCTCGGGCATTTGCTTCCCTGCTGGTACGCGCGAGCCGCGATGACCTCATCCTAATCTTAGACGAATTTGATCGACTGGATGCCGAGACCAAGGCGCAACTCGCGCTCTTGGTCAAGCTACTTTCCGACATGCGCGCGCGGGCGCGAATTGTCTGCGTCGGCATCTCGAGCGATGTTGCCGAGCTAATCGACGTTCATGCCTCCGTGCGCCGCCATCTTGTGCCAGTTGGCTTGTCGCCACTCGATGATGGGGAGGTGGAGAGCTTCATCGATACCACTAGTCGAGCAATCGGGCTTACAGTTCTTTCTCCGGCTCTGTCACTGCTGCGTTGGTTGGTATGTGGGTCACCCTACCACATGCGCCTGTTCAGTCTACACACGTGCCTCCACGCGATTGAGCATGACCGCCGTTACGCGGATGAGCATGCCGTGCTATCGGGATCGAGCCGCGCCCTCGCGATTTGGCGCGGCACTAACGCGCGGGATCATGCACTTTTCGAGACCCTCGTCACACGTTCGGATTTTTCCGCTCGGGCTATAGAAGAGGTGGCCCGGCTCGCCGCGACCAAGCTCGAATTCACTATTAACGACGTCAACGAAGTTTTGCGTATCATCGATGCTGAAGAAGTCGCGGCGGAGGCGCTGGTTTCGGCACTGACGCCTGCGCTTGCGCGCCTTCAGGATAACGAAATGTGCCTAGTCTTCGAAGATGTGCTTGCGCCGCAATTCCTACTGGCGATGTCTGCCGCTGCGCGACTGACTTCCCAGCATGACACCCTAGCTCCCGAAGGTACAATGCAATGA